CTGACCAGGTGCTGACCTGCGATGCCCGTCTGTTTGACAAACCAAGAGATTTGGACGAAGCCCGAAAAAACCTCTGCTTCTTCCGCGGCAAAACACACACGCTGCACAGTGCAGTCGCCGTGTCCCGCAGCGGAGAGATTGTCTGGAGTCATGTGACCCAGGCTCATCTCACCATGCGGGAGTTTTCAGACGACTATCTCGACCATTACATAAGGCGCACTGGCGAAAAAATACTTTCAAGCGTGGGTTGCTATCAGTTGGAAGGGCCCGGCGTTCAATTGTTTGAACGCATAGAGGGTGACTATTTTACGATCCTTGGTCTGCCCCTGATGCCGCTCTTTGAGTATTTGCGTAAAGAAGGCGCTCTAGAGACATGAGCGTAGGGGCATGACCAAACTATCCCGTGTCTGGGTGCTGGGCTGGCCGGTTACCCACTCGCGCTCTCCGCTGATCCACAATCATTGGATCAAAAAACTGGGCATCAAAAATTCAGTCTATGAAAAGCATGGTGTGCCGCCGGAAAAATTGAACGCAACGCTGTCCTCACTTCGAGAGCAAGGCGTCATTGGCGCCAATGTCACTGTGCCACACAAGGAAGCAGTGTTTGCAGCGCTCACCCATCATGATGAGGCCGCACGACGGTTGAAGGCTGTCAATACGATTGTAGATTGTGGCACTCATTTCGAAGGGCGCAACACCGATGGCTATGGGTTCATGGCGAACCTGAAAGTGGGTGCTCCCAACATTGATTTTACGTCAAAGCCCGCGATGGTCTTAGGCGCTGGCGGGGCCGCTCGCGCGATCCTGGTAGCGCTGGCAGACGCGGGCGTTCCAGAAATCCGTCTGGTAAACCGAACTGTCGAAAAAGCCGCCGCTCTGCTCACCGAACTTAACGTCAAAGGCGACGCCCTTTCATGGGACGATGCGCCAGATGCGCTGCAAGAGGCTGGCCTTCTGGTCAACACATCCTCTCTGGGCATGACCGGCATGGACCCTCTGGATCTGTCCCTTGAGAAACTCGAACCCTCTGCACTGGTGACCGACATTGTCTACTCACCGTTGGAAACGGATCTGCTTGCGCGCGCACGGACACGCGGCAACGCTACTGTTGATGGTTTGGGCATGCTGCTGCACCAGGCTGTGCCGGGCTTTGAGGCTTGGTTCGGCGTACGGCCCGAAGTAACGCCAGAACTTCGCGCGCTGATACTAGAAGATTTAAACTCAGATGATGGGGGAGAAAACTAAATGCTCTTGATTGGCCTCACAGGTTCCATCGGCATGGGGAAATCGGAAACCGCCAAAATGTTTGCCGCAGAAGGTGTGCCCGTCTATGACGCAGACGCGGAGGTGCACAAGCTCTATGCACCTGGCGGCGCGGCGGTAGCACCCTTGGCAGAAGCCTTTCCTGGTGTCGTGAAAGACGGTGCGGTTGATCGTGCGCTCCTCTCCAAAGAAGTTATCGGCAAGCCAGAAGCGCTGAAAAAACTTGAAAGCATTGTGCACCCTCTCGTGGGTCAGGCGAACCGGGCCTTCCTGGAGAACGCCGTCAAAGACGGTGCGGAGATGGTGTTGCTGGATATCCCACTGCTGTTTGAAACCGGCGGCCGCGAACGGGTGGACGTCATTGTGGTCGTGAGTGCGCCTTATGAGTTGCAGCGCGAACGGGTGTTGGCGCGGCCGGATATGAGTGAAGAAAAGTTTGAGGAAATTTTTGCAAAGCAGGTAAGCGATGCCGACAAGCGTGCTGGCGCCGACTATATTGTTGAAAGCGATAAGGGACTGGAGCATGCCCGCGCGCAGGTCCGCAAGATCATCGCAGACCTAAAAGGCCGCGATGGTGAGGTTCTGAAAAAACTGCTTGGGTAGACGTGCTTGTGGGGGCACACAGCGTTTCCAGGAAAAGTGAGTAGCGGTTTTCCGTCCGGAAACACGGCGAAAGAATGAGTGGGGAATTGAATGCGTGAGATCGTACTCGATACGGAAACGACGGGGATCAGTCCGAAAGAAGGCCACCGGCTGGTGGAAATCGGATGTGTGGAATTAGAGAACCACATGCCCACCGGCGAGACCTATCACGTCTATATCAATCCGGAACGCGAAATGTCCGAAGGGGCGTTTCAAGTGCATGGGCTGTCAGACGAGTTCCTCGCGGACAAACCAAAATTCGATGAAGTCGCAGACGAATTTCTGGCCTTTGTGAAGGACGCACCGCTGGTCATTCACAACGCCTCCTTCGATATGGGCTTTTTGAACGCCGAATTGAAAATGACAAACCGCCCGCTGCTCCCTGACGCGCAAGCGGTCGATACGCTTGCCATGGCACGGAAGAAATATCCCGGTGGTCAGAACAGCCTCGACGCACTTTGCCGCCGCTTCAGTGTCGACAATTCAAACCGGGTAAAACACGGCGCGCTTCTTGATAGTGAATTGTTGGCCGAAGTCTATCTGGAGCTCATCGGCGGTCGCGAGCCAGGTCTGAGCCTTGCTGCCGAAGCGGTGAGCGGCACAGATGCCAGCGGCAAGATCAGCCATGTAGTGCGCAAAGAGCGGCCGAAACCGTTGGCCTCTCGTATTACGGACGAAGAGCGCACCGCTCACCAGGCGTTCGTCGCCACACTTGGCGAAGAAACGCTCTGGAAAGATGCCTGACGATTAAGCGTCAGGACGTTCTTTCTCACCAGCTTCCTGCTGCGCCTGCATCTGCTGACGGAAGAGCTGTGCGAAATCGATCGGGTCCACCATCAATGGTGGGAAGCCACCGTCGCGTGTGACATCTGCGATAATACGACGGGCAAATGGGAAGATGAGGCGCGGACACTCAATCAGCAAAACCGCCTG
The DNA window shown above is from Parvibaculaceae bacterium PLY_AMNH_Bact1 and carries:
- a CDS encoding Maf family nucleotide pyrophosphatase (Derived by automated computational analysis using gene prediction method: Protein Homology. GO_component: GO:0030428 - cell septum [Evidence IEA]; GO_process: GO:0000917 - division septum assembly [Evidence IEA]) codes for the protein MSDTPTLILASRSGVRAMLLENAGVSFRVEVSPVDEAEAKMGFEGNGTALAEHLAELKAQAVSAEARDQFVIGADQVLTCDARLFDKPRDLDEARKNLCFFRGKTHTLHSAVAVSRSGEIVWSHVTQAHLTMREFSDDYLDHYIRRTGEKILSSVGCYQLEGPGVQLFERIEGDYFTILGLPLMPLFEYLRKEGALET
- a CDS encoding shikimate dehydrogenase (Derived by automated computational analysis using gene prediction method: Protein Homology. GO_function: GO:0004764 - shikimate 3-dehydrogenase (NADP+) activity [Evidence IEA]; GO_process: GO:0019632 - shikimate metabolic process [Evidence IEA]); translation: MTKLSRVWVLGWPVTHSRSPLIHNHWIKKLGIKNSVYEKHGVPPEKLNATLSSLREQGVIGANVTVPHKEAVFAALTHHDEAARRLKAVNTIVDCGTHFEGRNTDGYGFMANLKVGAPNIDFTSKPAMVLGAGGAARAILVALADAGVPEIRLVNRTVEKAAALLTELNVKGDALSWDDAPDALQEAGLLVNTSSLGMTGMDPLDLSLEKLEPSALVTDIVYSPLETDLLARARTRGNATVDGLGMLLHQAVPGFEAWFGVRPEVTPELRALILEDLNSDDGGEN
- the coaE gene encoding dephospho-CoA kinase (Dephospho-CoA kinase (CoaE) performs the final step in coenzyme A biosynthesis; Derived by automated computational analysis using gene prediction method: Protein Homology. GO_component: GO:0005737 - cytoplasm [Evidence IEA]; GO_function: GO:0004140 - dephospho-CoA kinase activity [Evidence IEA]; GO_process: GO:0015937 - coenzyme A biosynthetic process [Evidence IEA]) — translated: MLLIGLTGSIGMGKSETAKMFAAEGVPVYDADAEVHKLYAPGGAAVAPLAEAFPGVVKDGAVDRALLSKEVIGKPEALKKLESIVHPLVGQANRAFLENAVKDGAEMVLLDIPLLFETGGRERVDVIVVVSAPYELQRERVLARPDMSEEKFEEIFAKQVSDADKRAGADYIVESDKGLEHARAQVRKIIADLKGRDGEVLKKLLG
- the dnaQ gene encoding DNA polymerase III subunit epsilon (Derived by automated computational analysis using gene prediction method: Protein Homology. GO_function: GO:0003677 - DNA binding [Evidence IEA]; GO_function: GO:0003887 - DNA-directed DNA polymerase activity [Evidence IEA]; GO_process: GO:0006260 - DNA replication [Evidence IEA]), encoding MREIVLDTETTGISPKEGHRLVEIGCVELENHMPTGETYHVYINPEREMSEGAFQVHGLSDEFLADKPKFDEVADEFLAFVKDAPLVIHNASFDMGFLNAELKMTNRPLLPDAQAVDTLAMARKKYPGGQNSLDALCRRFSVDNSNRVKHGALLDSELLAEVYLELIGGREPGLSLAAEAVSGTDASGKISHVVRKERPKPLASRITDEERTAHQAFVATLGEETLWKDA